Proteins from a genomic interval of Amycolatopsis sp. cg13:
- the trpS gene encoding tryptophan--tRNA ligase — translation MVQLSGITPSGHVQLGNHLGALRRWAAEGGTDDLCFVSDLHAMTTAHNPAKLRSLATEQLAVLVAAGIAPERVFVQSDLARELGALTWVLECTCSYGEAARMIQFKEKSKGQAGVRLSLLTYPVLMAADILLQGADEVPVGEDQRQHVELARTLARRFNSTYGEVFVVPEATLPPAGARVKDLAEPTRKMSKSAQNSVGVVFVLDEPDQIRRKIRKAQTDGDSVPAYDPENRPGISNLLEILAACVGGDPAELAEKYPSYGVLKDTVADAVIEELRPVREGTRALLDDVAELERVRKAGAERAIDRSSHRVSAALRMVGAA, via the coding sequence ATGGTCCAGCTGTCCGGCATCACCCCGTCCGGTCATGTTCAGCTCGGCAACCACCTCGGCGCGTTGCGGCGGTGGGCGGCTGAGGGCGGGACGGACGATCTGTGCTTCGTCTCCGATCTCCATGCGATGACTACCGCGCACAATCCGGCCAAGTTGCGGTCGTTGGCTACCGAACAACTGGCCGTGCTGGTGGCTGCGGGGATCGCGCCCGAGCGGGTGTTCGTGCAGTCTGATCTTGCTCGGGAACTGGGGGCGTTGACCTGGGTGCTGGAGTGCACGTGCTCATATGGCGAGGCGGCGCGGATGATCCAGTTCAAGGAGAAATCCAAGGGACAAGCAGGAGTTCGGCTCAGTTTGCTGACCTATCCGGTGTTGATGGCGGCCGACATTCTGTTGCAGGGCGCGGATGAAGTACCGGTTGGCGAGGATCAGCGGCAGCATGTCGAGTTGGCTCGCACGCTTGCCCGGCGGTTCAACTCCACGTACGGCGAGGTGTTCGTGGTGCCGGAGGCGACGTTGCCGCCCGCGGGAGCGCGGGTGAAAGATCTCGCCGAGCCGACGCGGAAGATGTCCAAGTCCGCGCAGAATTCCGTGGGCGTGGTGTTCGTGCTGGACGAGCCGGATCAGATTCGGCGCAAGATCCGCAAGGCGCAGACGGACGGGGATTCGGTGCCCGCGTACGACCCGGAGAATCGGCCGGGCATCTCGAATTTGCTGGAGATCCTGGCTGCTTGCGTGGGCGGAGACCCTGCCGAGCTCGCGGAGAAGTATCCGTCGTACGGCGTGCTCAAGGACACAGTCGCCGACGCGGTGATCGAGGAGCTGCGGCCGGTCCGGGAGGGCACGCGCGCGTTGCTCGACGACGTCGCTGAGCTGGAGCGGGTGCGCAAGGCCGGCGCTGAGCGGGCGATCGATCGCAGTTCGCACCGGGTGTCGGCGGCGTTGCGGATGGTCGGGGCTGCTTGA
- a CDS encoding YciI family protein: MFVVVLTYIVPLEEIDRALPAHNEWLTKQYEDGHFLASGGQKPRTGGVLITRPMERAQLDAILATDPFATAQLATYEIIHFQPTRTAPELNLVNELLDNN, translated from the coding sequence ATGTTCGTCGTCGTGCTCACGTATATCGTTCCGCTAGAGGAAATCGACCGCGCCCTCCCAGCCCACAACGAGTGGCTGACGAAGCAGTACGAAGACGGCCACTTCCTGGCGTCGGGAGGCCAGAAGCCACGGACCGGCGGCGTGCTGATCACCCGCCCCATGGAACGCGCGCAACTGGACGCGATCCTGGCCACCGACCCCTTCGCGACCGCCCAGCTGGCGACCTACGAAATCATCCACTTCCAGCCCACCAGGACAGCACCGGAACTGAACCTGGTGAACGAACTGCTGGATAACAACTAG
- the typA gene encoding translational GTPase TypA, producing MPAASATAVETGRASGKTRPDLRNVAIVAHVDHGKTTLVDAMLRQSGAFAERAELVDRVMDSGELEREKGITILAKNTSIHRQTADGTVTINVIDTPGHADFGGEVERGLSMVDGVVLLVDASEGPLPQTRFVLRKTLEAKLPVILLVNKVDRPDARISEVVEETHDLLLDLAGDIEDADLDAILDLPVVYASARAGKASLEQPEDGGLPDSENLDPLFETLLQHVPAPAADLDAPLQALVTNLDASNFLGRIALIRIHAGKLRKGQTVAWMREDGTVQNVRISELLVTEALTRVPASEASAGELVAIAGIPDITIGDTLADAENPVALPRITVDEPAISMTIGVNTSPLAGRNGGDKVTARLVKARLDQELIGNVSIRVLPTERPDTWEVQGRGELALAILVEQMRREGFELTVGKPQVVLRTIDGKLHEPFERLYIDSPEEHLGAITQLLASRKGRMEDMSGNGTGRIKLVYVLPSRGLIGFRTDFLTETRGTGIANHVFEGYFPWAGEIRTRHSGSLVADRSGPITAYAMIQLADRGTFFVEPGAEVYEGMVVGENPRFEDLDINITKEKKLTNMRQSSADVMETLARPRKLSLEEALEFCASDECVEVAPEVVRVRKVTLDINTRAKERSRAKSRDNS from the coding sequence GTGCCCGCAGCCAGCGCCACCGCGGTCGAAACCGGCCGCGCGTCCGGCAAGACCCGGCCCGACCTGCGCAACGTCGCGATCGTCGCCCACGTCGACCACGGCAAGACCACCCTGGTCGACGCCATGCTCCGCCAGTCCGGCGCCTTCGCCGAACGCGCCGAGCTGGTCGACCGCGTGATGGACTCCGGTGAGCTCGAGCGGGAAAAGGGCATCACCATTCTCGCGAAGAACACCTCCATCCACCGCCAGACCGCCGACGGCACGGTCACCATCAACGTGATCGACACCCCGGGCCACGCCGACTTCGGCGGCGAGGTCGAGCGCGGCCTTTCCATGGTCGACGGCGTCGTGCTGCTGGTCGACGCGAGCGAGGGCCCGCTCCCGCAGACCCGCTTCGTGCTGCGCAAGACGCTCGAGGCGAAGCTGCCGGTGATCCTGCTGGTCAACAAGGTCGACCGGCCGGACGCGCGGATCTCCGAGGTCGTCGAGGAGACCCACGACCTGCTGCTCGACCTGGCGGGCGACATCGAGGACGCCGACCTCGACGCGATCCTCGACCTGCCCGTCGTCTACGCCTCCGCGCGCGCCGGCAAGGCGTCGCTGGAGCAGCCCGAGGACGGCGGCCTTCCCGACAGCGAGAACCTCGACCCGCTGTTCGAGACCCTGCTCCAGCACGTCCCGGCCCCGGCCGCGGACCTGGACGCCCCGCTGCAGGCGCTCGTCACCAACCTCGACGCGTCGAACTTCCTCGGCCGCATCGCGCTGATCCGCATCCACGCCGGCAAGCTGCGCAAGGGCCAGACCGTGGCCTGGATGCGCGAGGACGGCACCGTCCAGAACGTCCGGATCTCGGAGCTGCTCGTCACCGAGGCGCTCACCCGCGTCCCGGCGTCCGAGGCCAGCGCCGGCGAACTGGTCGCGATCGCGGGCATCCCGGACATCACCATCGGCGACACCCTCGCCGACGCGGAGAACCCGGTCGCGCTGCCGCGGATCACCGTGGACGAGCCGGCCATCTCGATGACCATCGGCGTCAACACCTCGCCGCTGGCCGGGCGCAACGGCGGCGACAAGGTCACCGCGCGGCTGGTCAAGGCCCGTCTCGACCAGGAGCTGATCGGCAACGTCTCGATCCGCGTCCTGCCGACCGAGCGCCCGGACACCTGGGAGGTGCAGGGCCGAGGCGAGCTGGCGCTGGCCATCCTGGTCGAGCAGATGCGCCGCGAGGGCTTCGAGCTGACCGTCGGCAAGCCGCAGGTGGTGCTGCGCACGATCGACGGCAAGCTGCACGAGCCGTTCGAGCGCCTCTACATCGACTCGCCCGAGGAGCACCTCGGCGCGATCACGCAGCTGCTCGCGTCCCGCAAGGGCCGCATGGAGGACATGAGCGGCAACGGCACCGGCCGGATCAAGCTGGTCTACGTGCTGCCCTCGCGCGGCCTCATCGGCTTCCGCACCGACTTCCTCACCGAGACCCGGGGCACCGGCATCGCGAACCACGTGTTCGAGGGCTATTTCCCGTGGGCGGGCGAGATCCGCACCCGGCACAGCGGCTCCTTGGTCGCCGACCGTTCGGGCCCGATCACCGCGTACGCGATGATCCAGCTCGCCGACCGCGGCACGTTCTTCGTCGAGCCCGGCGCGGAGGTGTACGAGGGCATGGTCGTGGGCGAGAACCCGCGGTTCGAGGACCTCGACATCAACATCACGAAGGAAAAGAAGCTCACCAACATGCGGCAGTCCTCGGCCGACGTGATGGAGACGCTGGCCCGCCCGCGCAAGCTCAGCCTCGAGGAGGCGCTGGAGTTCTGCGCGAGCGACGAATGCGTCGAGGTCGCGCCGGAGGTCGTGCGGGTCCGCAAGGTCACGCTCGACATCAACACTCGCGCCAAGGAGCGCTCGCGGGCCAAGAGCCGCGACAACAGCTGA
- a CDS encoding ABC transporter family substrate-binding protein, with translation MRFGRRLGPVLALAGVLLAACSNTPPPPVVTSAPPTSTTSAAALSQIVVGVDDVVGGYNPHSIADASTITTALSQLLLPSVFRQSDDGARTLDKTLMVSADVVSQVPFTVKYVIRPDASWSDGAPIATEDFIYLANAMKTNPGVIDPAGYRLISDIESRDGGKGVEVTFSKPYPAWQTLFDNLLPQHLLKDSPGGWTNALATSFPAVAGPFAIKTIDTARGEATLQRNDRYWEKPAAVDTLILRRSDASGIATALRSGNDQFSLTHTDSTGLQLLNDLGSAVQLHTVPRPLTASVLLRPVSATLSEPQVRAGIAALLDRGKLISAGAKGGPSATLKADAQVLPPSAKGYAATIPAGPPSAPDATKAEQYFTAAGYKKEAGVWRKGNKTLSIVLASPGEQEPYASIAKELASELVAGGIEVNQIKPQPRDLYSSLLAMPVVNGKQQASPDSNSTVGVDIAVVGQPVGGDPATVLASNYGCAPELPPADKTKPVVPANPAGLCDQGLQATIDSALTGSATVTDSLKTLESQLWAQNVAIPLFQEAATLAVGKGISGLTPGPPMQGPFGSAVNWTRGAT, from the coding sequence GTGCGATTCGGACGCCGGCTGGGGCCGGTGCTCGCGCTGGCGGGAGTACTGCTCGCCGCGTGTTCGAACACCCCGCCGCCCCCGGTGGTCACTTCGGCTCCGCCGACGAGCACGACCAGCGCGGCGGCGCTGTCGCAGATCGTGGTCGGCGTGGACGACGTGGTCGGCGGCTACAACCCGCACAGCATCGCGGACGCCTCGACGATCACCACGGCGCTGTCGCAACTGCTGCTGCCCTCGGTGTTCCGCCAGTCCGACGACGGCGCGCGCACGCTCGACAAGACGCTGATGGTCTCGGCCGACGTCGTCTCGCAGGTGCCGTTCACGGTGAAGTACGTGATCCGCCCGGACGCCTCGTGGTCCGACGGGGCCCCGATCGCCACCGAGGACTTCATCTACCTCGCCAACGCGATGAAGACCAACCCCGGCGTGATCGATCCCGCGGGCTACCGGCTGATCTCGGACATCGAATCCCGCGACGGCGGCAAGGGCGTCGAGGTCACCTTCAGCAAGCCGTACCCGGCCTGGCAGACGCTGTTCGACAATCTGCTGCCGCAGCACCTGCTCAAGGACTCGCCGGGCGGCTGGACGAACGCGCTCGCGACGAGCTTCCCCGCGGTAGCCGGACCGTTCGCGATCAAGACGATCGACACCGCCCGCGGCGAAGCCACCCTCCAGCGCAATGACCGGTACTGGGAGAAGCCAGCCGCGGTCGACACCCTCATCCTGCGCCGCTCGGACGCGTCCGGCATCGCAACGGCACTGCGCAGCGGCAACGATCAGTTTTCCTTGACCCACACCGATTCCACCGGCCTGCAGCTGCTGAACGACCTGGGCTCGGCAGTCCAGCTGCATACGGTCCCGCGCCCGCTGACCGCGTCGGTACTGCTGCGCCCGGTCAGCGCGACGCTGTCTGAACCCCAGGTTCGCGCGGGCATCGCCGCGCTGCTGGACCGCGGAAAGCTGATCTCCGCCGGAGCGAAGGGCGGCCCGTCCGCGACGCTGAAGGCGGACGCGCAGGTCCTGCCGCCCTCCGCCAAGGGCTACGCGGCAACCATCCCCGCGGGCCCGCCGTCGGCTCCGGACGCGACCAAGGCCGAGCAGTACTTCACCGCCGCCGGGTACAAGAAGGAAGCCGGCGTGTGGCGCAAGGGAAACAAGACGCTGTCGATCGTGCTCGCGTCGCCCGGGGAACAGGAACCGTACGCGTCGATTGCAAAGGAACTGGCGTCGGAGCTGGTCGCGGGCGGCATCGAGGTCAACCAGATCAAACCGCAGCCACGCGACCTGTACTCGTCACTGCTGGCAATGCCGGTGGTGAACGGAAAACAGCAGGCGAGCCCGGATTCGAACAGCACCGTGGGCGTCGACATCGCCGTCGTGGGCCAGCCGGTGGGCGGCGATCCGGCGACAGTACTGGCGTCCAACTACGGCTGCGCGCCCGAGCTGCCCCCCGCGGACAAGACCAAACCCGTGGTGCCGGCCAATCCTGCCGGACTGTGCGACCAGGGGTTGCAAGCGACGATCGACTCAGCGCTGACCGGCTCGGCGACAGTCACCGACTCGCTCAAGACGCTGGAATCGCAGCTGTGGGCCCAGAACGTCGCGATCCCGCTGTTCCAGGAAGCCGCGACTTTGGCTGTGGGCAAGGGAATCTCCGGCCTGACGCCGGGTCCGCCGATGCAGGGCCCGTTCGGCTCCGCGGTGAACTGGACTCGCGGCGCCACCTGA
- a CDS encoding ABC transporter ATP-binding protein → MSEATTAREPVLSAQNLVKHFPIRGGGLIRRVSGAVQAVSDVSFDIYPHETLALVGESGCGKSTTARIALALQPLTGGKVTYEGKDLATMSKRELQRLRRSMQIVFQDPYASVDPRLPVNEIIAEPLRIHGLYENGGKQQVRDLMKTVGLRPEHGNRFPHEFSGGQRQRIGIARALALKPKVLVLDEPVSALDVSIQAGVLNLLKDLQAELGLSYLFVSHDLSVVRHVADRIAVMYLGKIVETAPSEELFETPAHPYTQALISAIPVPDPRKERTRQRIVITGDVPSPANPPSGCRFRTRCPKFANQLDDAGREKCKTEEPALVDRGHAHPVACHFAESLQLI, encoded by the coding sequence ATGAGCGAGGCCACGACGGCGCGGGAGCCCGTCCTCTCCGCGCAGAACCTGGTGAAGCACTTCCCGATCCGCGGCGGCGGCCTGATCCGCCGCGTCTCGGGCGCGGTGCAGGCGGTGTCGGACGTGTCGTTCGACATCTACCCGCACGAGACGCTCGCGCTGGTCGGCGAATCCGGCTGCGGCAAGTCGACCACGGCCCGGATCGCGCTGGCACTGCAGCCGCTCACCGGCGGCAAGGTGACCTACGAGGGCAAAGACCTCGCGACGATGAGCAAGCGCGAACTGCAGCGGCTGCGGCGCAGCATGCAGATCGTGTTCCAGGACCCGTACGCCTCGGTCGACCCGCGGCTGCCGGTGAACGAGATCATCGCCGAACCGCTGCGCATCCACGGGCTGTACGAGAACGGCGGCAAGCAGCAGGTCCGCGACCTGATGAAGACCGTCGGCCTGCGGCCCGAGCACGGCAACCGCTTCCCGCACGAGTTCTCCGGCGGCCAGCGCCAGCGCATCGGCATCGCCCGCGCGCTCGCGCTGAAGCCGAAGGTGCTGGTGCTGGACGAGCCGGTGTCCGCGCTGGACGTGTCGATCCAGGCCGGCGTGCTCAACCTGCTGAAGGACCTGCAGGCGGAGCTCGGGCTGTCGTACCTGTTCGTCTCGCACGACCTTTCGGTGGTGCGGCACGTGGCGGACCGGATCGCGGTGATGTACCTCGGCAAGATCGTGGAGACCGCGCCGTCGGAGGAGCTGTTCGAGACTCCGGCGCATCCGTACACCCAGGCGCTGATCTCGGCGATCCCGGTGCCGGACCCGCGCAAGGAGCGGACCCGGCAGCGGATCGTCATCACCGGTGACGTGCCCAGCCCGGCCAACCCGCCTTCGGGCTGCCGGTTCCGGACTCGGTGCCCGAAGTTCGCGAACCAGCTGGACGACGCCGGGCGCGAGAAGTGCAAGACGGAGGAGCCCGCTTTGGTGGACCGGGGGCACGCGCACCCGGTGGCGTGCCACTTCGCGGAAAGCTTGCAGCTGATCTGA
- a CDS encoding ABC transporter ATP-binding protein: MTQNVSDGRGGDPVLVVEDLTVQFPTSEGVVSAVRGVNYQLRRGEVLGIVGESGSGKSVTSLAVMGLLPKTAKVSGSIRFGGKDLLKCNEKELNKVRGKGIAMVFQDPMTSLNPVYTVGDQIAEAITAHHDVRKDVAKKQAIELLDLVRIPNPTQRADEYPHQLSGGMRQRVVIAIAMANNPDVIIADEPTTALDVTVQAQILEALQAAQKETGAAMVLITHDLGVIAGQADRVHVMYAGKVVESGTVDDIFYNPRMPYTLGLLGSLPRLDVKTERLTPITGSPPATQNMPPGCPFSPRCPLSQPICDEEEPELVAGPNGQHAACHFTEQVVGKDPAELFSATSADAAAVPVAVDAAATDTETNR; this comes from the coding sequence ATGACCCAGAACGTCTCCGACGGACGCGGCGGCGATCCCGTCCTCGTCGTTGAGGACCTGACCGTGCAGTTCCCGACCAGCGAGGGCGTGGTCAGCGCCGTGCGCGGCGTGAACTACCAGCTTCGCCGCGGCGAAGTGCTCGGCATCGTCGGCGAATCCGGCTCCGGAAAATCGGTGACCTCGCTCGCGGTGATGGGCCTGCTGCCGAAGACCGCGAAGGTGTCCGGCTCGATCCGGTTCGGCGGGAAAGACCTGCTGAAGTGCAACGAGAAGGAACTGAACAAGGTCCGCGGCAAGGGCATCGCGATGGTCTTCCAGGACCCGATGACGTCGCTGAACCCGGTGTACACCGTGGGCGACCAGATCGCCGAGGCGATCACCGCGCACCACGACGTGCGCAAGGACGTCGCGAAGAAGCAGGCCATCGAACTGCTCGACCTGGTCCGCATCCCGAACCCGACGCAGCGCGCGGACGAGTACCCGCACCAGCTCTCAGGCGGCATGCGCCAGCGCGTCGTGATCGCGATCGCGATGGCCAACAACCCGGACGTGATCATCGCGGACGAGCCGACCACCGCGCTCGACGTGACGGTGCAGGCGCAGATCCTCGAGGCGCTGCAGGCCGCGCAGAAGGAAACCGGCGCGGCGATGGTGCTGATCACGCACGACCTCGGCGTGATCGCCGGCCAAGCGGACCGGGTGCACGTGATGTACGCGGGCAAGGTCGTCGAGTCCGGCACGGTCGACGACATCTTCTACAACCCGCGGATGCCGTACACGCTGGGCCTGCTCGGCAGCCTGCCGCGGCTGGACGTGAAGACCGAACGGCTCACGCCGATCACCGGTTCGCCGCCCGCCACGCAGAACATGCCGCCGGGCTGCCCGTTCAGCCCGCGCTGCCCGCTGTCCCAGCCGATCTGCGACGAGGAGGAACCCGAACTCGTCGCGGGTCCGAACGGCCAGCACGCGGCCTGTCACTTCACCGAGCAGGTCGTCGGGAAGGACCCGGCCGAGCTGTTCAGCGCCACCTCGGCCGACGCGGCAGCCGTCCCGGTCGCCGTGGACGCCGCCGCGACCGACACGGAGACGAACCGATGA
- a CDS encoding ABC transporter permease: protein MPDDAFETPPTTLGSSRFAPADPQTPQGAPEREFTVKERSQAQLVFRRFLQHRLAMISLVVFVLIILFAYVGAAIWKYDAGAITDQNSAPPSGDHPFGTDAVGHDTLAQVMRGTQISLQISILVAIFATVVGTVWGSVAGYYRGWLDTVLMRIADLVLTLPLLAVAAVLGHQSGGTWWLIAVVIGGLYWAYVSRVARGVVLSLREKEFVEASKALGASDSRIIFRHLVPNALGAIIVNLTILVSIAILLETALSFLGFGVQPPDTSLGLLVSSAQTAIDTRPWLFYFPGIFIILIALTINFIGDGLRDAFDPQQTKVRA from the coding sequence ATGCCTGACGACGCATTCGAAACCCCGCCCACCACGCTGGGCAGCTCTCGGTTCGCTCCGGCCGACCCGCAGACCCCGCAGGGCGCGCCGGAACGCGAGTTCACGGTCAAGGAACGCAGCCAGGCGCAGCTGGTCTTCCGGCGGTTCCTGCAGCACCGGCTCGCGATGATCAGCCTCGTCGTGTTCGTGCTGATCATCCTGTTCGCCTACGTGGGCGCGGCGATCTGGAAGTACGACGCGGGCGCCATCACCGACCAGAACTCGGCCCCGCCCTCGGGCGACCACCCGTTCGGCACCGACGCGGTCGGCCACGACACCCTCGCGCAGGTGATGCGCGGGACGCAGATCTCGCTGCAGATCTCGATCCTCGTCGCGATCTTCGCGACCGTCGTGGGCACCGTGTGGGGCTCGGTCGCCGGTTATTACCGCGGCTGGCTCGACACGGTCCTGATGCGCATCGCCGACCTCGTGCTCACCCTCCCGCTGCTCGCGGTCGCCGCGGTGCTCGGCCACCAGTCCGGCGGCACGTGGTGGCTGATCGCGGTCGTCATCGGCGGCCTTTACTGGGCGTACGTGTCCCGGGTGGCCCGCGGCGTCGTGCTTTCCTTGCGCGAGAAGGAGTTCGTCGAGGCGTCGAAGGCGCTCGGCGCGAGCGACAGCCGGATCATCTTCCGGCACCTGGTGCCCAACGCGCTCGGCGCGATCATCGTCAACCTGACGATCCTCGTGTCGATCGCCATCCTGCTCGAGACGGCGCTGTCGTTCCTCGGCTTCGGCGTGCAGCCGCCGGACACCTCGCTCGGCCTCCTGGTGAGCAGCGCGCAGACCGCGATCGACACGCGGCCGTGGCTGTTCTACTTCCCGGGCATTTTCATCATCCTGATCGCACTGACGATCAACTTCATCGGGGACGGCCTGCGGGACGCGTTCGACCCCCAGCAGACGAAGGTGCGCGCATGA
- a CDS encoding ABC transporter permease, with product MLAFALRRLFVSVPILIVSTFVVFVMVSLSANPLTPLIARNPPPPPRTIELERIRLHLDQPILERYWHWITGILHGDFGPSVQSTMNIGSEVFGRFGVTLRLIVLAMVVALILAVLIGVISASRQYSKFDYTATFFGFLFLSMPSFWFALVLKQVGISINTTVGDQVFYTIGSSSVVAAGGFWTQFGDVLGHLILPTISLALTSYAAWSRYQRASMLEVLNSDYVRLARAKGLPRWTVTRKHALRNALIPLTTVTALDIGSILGGAVVTETVFQWQGAGAFLLDAIKRSDVYAVEAWLLIAATFIILLNLVADLLYGLLDPRIRYA from the coding sequence ATGCTTGCCTTCGCACTGCGCCGGCTTTTCGTCTCGGTGCCGATCCTCATCGTGTCGACGTTCGTCGTCTTCGTGATGGTGTCGCTTTCGGCCAACCCGTTGACCCCGCTGATCGCGAGAAACCCGCCGCCGCCCCCTCGCACCATCGAGCTCGAACGCATCCGGCTGCATCTCGACCAGCCGATTCTCGAGCGGTACTGGCACTGGATCACCGGCATCCTCCACGGTGATTTCGGCCCCTCGGTCCAGTCCACCATGAACATCGGCAGCGAGGTGTTCGGCCGCTTCGGCGTGACGCTGCGGCTGATCGTGCTCGCCATGGTGGTGGCGCTGATCCTCGCCGTGCTGATCGGCGTGATCAGCGCGTCGCGGCAGTATTCGAAGTTCGACTACACCGCGACCTTCTTCGGCTTCCTCTTCCTGTCGATGCCGTCGTTCTGGTTCGCGCTGGTGCTGAAGCAGGTCGGCATCTCGATCAACACGACGGTCGGCGACCAGGTCTTCTACACCATCGGTTCCTCTTCGGTGGTCGCCGCGGGCGGGTTCTGGACCCAGTTCGGCGACGTCCTCGGCCACCTGATCCTGCCGACGATCTCGCTCGCGCTGACCAGCTACGCGGCCTGGAGCCGGTACCAGCGCGCTTCGATGCTCGAGGTGCTCAACAGCGATTACGTGCGTCTCGCGAGGGCCAAGGGCCTGCCGCGCTGGACGGTGACGCGCAAGCACGCGCTGCGCAACGCGCTGATCCCGCTGACCACGGTGACCGCACTCGACATCGGCTCGATCCTCGGCGGCGCCGTCGTGACCGAGACCGTGTTCCAATGGCAGGGCGCGGGCGCTTTCCTGCTGGACGCGATCAAGCGAAGCGACGTGTACGCGGTGGAGGCCTGGCTTCTCATCGCGGCCACGTTCATCATCCTGCTCAACTTGGTCGCCGATCTGCTCTACGGCCTGCTCGACCCGAGGATCCGCTATGCCTGA